The genomic region CAATTTTACCTTCTACCACTACTCCCAACTTATCACCATGTTGGTAAGTATCAAAAACATTTCCTGATGTAAGAGACAATATCTCCCATCTTTTCACAACTACGTTCTCCCCAAACTTCATAACTGCTTCTTTTCTGAGATTTTCAATCTCATCATTCACAGAAGTTAATTTCTTTGAGTATATGATCTGTGAAAGATTTTTCACAAAGTTTCTAAACTCTTCGTTTCTAGAAACAAAATCTGTTTCACAGTTAACTTCTAGCATAATACCACTACCATCCTTGATATCAATAAGAATAAGGCCCTCTTTTGTTTCTCTCTCAGCTTTCTTTTCAGCAGCAGCAAATCCCTTCTCTCTCAAGATTCTTACAGCCTTTTCAACATCTCCTCCCGTCTCCTCTAGAGCCTTTTTACAAT from Brevinematales bacterium harbors:
- the tsf gene encoding translation elongation factor Ts, producing MGISMELVKQLKEKTGAGLMDCKKALEETGGDVEKAVRILREKGFAAAEKKAERETKEGLILIDIKDGSGIMLEVNCETDFVSRNEEFRNFVKNLSQIIYSKKLTSVNDEIENLRKEAVMKFGENVVVKRWEILSLTSGNVFDTYQHGDKLGVVVEGKIDVSDSEASSLLHDISLQVAAMAPQVVRVDDLDKSFVDEKRKEFIKEFVELGKPENIAQKAAEGKLAKLFAEICLYEQPFIKDEKGEKKVKDVISEYKKKSGKDFDIIRFYRFQI